The following coding sequences lie in one Arachis ipaensis cultivar K30076 chromosome B05, Araip1.1, whole genome shotgun sequence genomic window:
- the LOC107643069 gene encoding probable copper-transporting ATPase HMA5: MMGRKFESWDCINSFKCCGNLSPQPHYPSMTTYPKGMSPEGSEAKAVLSVMGMTCAACAGSVEKSIKRLPGILEAAVDVLNDKAQVLYYPSMVNVERICEAIEDAGFEAKLIEEESNDEHPFEICRIHIRGMTCTSCSSTLESALQSLRGVHNAQVALATEEAEIHYDPNIVTYDQLKEAIEDTGFESILISTGEHISKIHLKVDGIKNEQSISAIQKSLQSLPGVVNIDTYIDINKISVAYKPYITGPRTFIQVIESAGSGCFKAEIFPAEEAGRETHRKQEIKQYFKFFIWSLVFTIPVFLTSMVLMYVPGIKHVLDIKVVNMLKVGQLLRWELATPVQFIIGRRFYIGSYRSLRKGSANMDVLIALGTNAAYLYSVYVVARAAFSRDFKGNDFFETSSMLISFILLGKYLEVLAKGKTSQAIAKLIDLTPDTAILLNQDGEEQVDSRLVQKNDVIKVVPGAKVASDGIVIWGQSHVNESMITGEARPVAKRKGDMVIGGTVNQNGVLHVKVTRVGSESALSQIVRLVESAQMAKAPVQKLADHISKYFVPLVILLSFSTWIAWYLAGKLHAYPKSWIPSSMNSFELALQFGISVMVIACPCALGLATPTAVMVGTGVGATQGVLIKGGQALESAHKVNCIVFDKTGTLTIGKPVIVTTKLFKNMSVQDFYELVAAAEANSEHPIARAIVEHAKKIITEDEQNHTWPEVRDFVSISGHGVKAIVQNKEILAGNKKLMMDHNIAISVDAEEVLAEAERLAQTGILVSLDGEIAGVLAVSDPLKPDAKEVISILKSMKIKSIMVTGDNWGTANSIARQAGIETVMAEAQPHTKATQVKDLQNSGYTVAMVGDGINDSPALVSADVGMAIGAGTDIAIEAADIVLMRSNLEDIVIAIDLAKKTFNRIRLNYIWALGYNLLSIPIAAGILYPSTRFRLPPWIAGAAMAASSISVVCSSLLLKNYKRPNKLNKLDLNGIKIE; this comes from the exons GTGGAGAGAATATGTGAGGCCATTGAAGATGCAGGGTTTGAAGCAAAGCTTATTGAAGAAGAATCAAATGATGAACACCCTTTTGAGATATGTAGAATACACATAAGGGGCATGACTTGCACTTCTTGCTCTTCAACTCTTGAATCAGCTCTTCAATCCCTTAGAGGTGTGCACAATGCTCAAGTTGCATTGGCAACTGAAGAAGCAGAAATTCACTATGATCCTAATATTGTAACCTATGATCAACTCAAAGAGGCTATAGAGGACACTGGATTTGAATCCATATTAATAAGCACGGGAGAGCACATAAGCAAAATACATCTTAAAGTTGATGGAATTAAGAATGAACAATCAATAAGTGCTATTCAGAAATCTCTTCAATCTCTTCCTGGAGTTGTAAACATTGACACATATATTGACATCAACAAAATTTCTGTAGCTTATAAACCTTACATAACAGGGCCTAGAACCTTCATTCAAGTCATAGAATCTGCAGGTTCTGGATGTTTCAAAGCGGAGATATTTCCGGCCGAAGAAGCAGGGAGGGAGACACATAGGAAGCAGGAGATTAAGCAGTACTTCAAATTCTTCATTTGGAGTTTGGTTTTCACCATTCCTGTGTTTCTAACATCAATGGTTCTTATGTATGTACCTGGAATTAAACATGTTCTTGATATCAAAGTTGTGAATATGCTTAAAGTTGGACAGTTATTGAGATGGGAATTGGCTACACCAGTGCAATTCATCATAGGAAGGAGATTCTACATTGGATCATATAGATCATTGAGAAAAGGCTCTGCCAATATGGATGTGTTGATTGCATTGGGAACCAATGCAGCATACTTGTATTCTGTTTATGTGGTGGCAAGAGCTGCATTCTCAAGAGATTTCAAAGGCAATGATTTCTTTGAGACAAGTTCTATGCTGATTTCGTTTATTCTGTTAGGGAAGTATTTAGAGGTGTTGGCCAAAGGGAAAACATCTCAGGCCATTGCTAAGCTTATTGACTTGACACCTGATACAGCAATCCTGTTGAATCAAGATGGTGAAGAACAGGTTGATAGCAGGTTGGTACAAAAGAATGATGTGATTAAAGTTGTTCCTGGCGCGAAAGTTGCTTCGGATGGAATTGTTATATGGGGCCAGAGCCATGTCAATGAGAGCATGATAACCGGAGAGGCAAGGCCGGTGGCAAAAAGGAAGGGTGACATGGTGATTGGAGGCACAGTGAATCAGAATGGAGTCTTGCATGTTAAGGTAACAAGGGTTGGATCAGAGAGTGCCCTGTCTCAGATTGTTCGACTAGTCGAATCTGCTCAGATGGCGAAAGCTCCAGTTCAGAAACTTGCTGATCACATTTCTAAGTACTTTGTTCCTCTT GTCATTCTGCTTTCTTTTTCAACTTGGATTGCTTGGTATTTAGCAGGAAAGCTGCATGCATACCCAAAATCATGGATTCCATCTTCCATGAACAGCTTTGAGCTTGCCCTTCAGTTCGGGATATCGGTAATGGTCATTGCATGCCCTTGTGCTCTAGGCCTAGCCACTCCTACAGCTGTTATGGTTGGTACTGGAGTTGGTGCAACTCAAGGTGTGTTAATCAAAGGTGGACAAGCTCTAGAAAGTGCACATAAG GTGAATTGCATTGTGTTTGACAAGACAGGTACTCTCACAATTGGGAAGCCAGTGATTGTAACTACAAAGCTCTTCAAGAACATGTCAGTTCAAGATTTCTATGAACTTGTTGCAGCAGCAGAG GCGAATAGTGAACATCCCATAGCCAGGGCTATTGTTGAGCATGCCAAGAAGATCATCACAGAAGATGAACAGAATCATACCTGGCCAGAAGTGCGTGACTTTGTTTCGATATCAGGCCATGGAGTTAAGGCCATTGTTCAAAACAAGGAGATATTGGCTGGGAACAAAAAACTGATGATGGATCACAACATAGCCATTTCAGTGGATGCTGAAGAAGTTCTAGCAGAAGCTGAGAGATTAGCACAAACTGGGATTTTAGTATCCTTAGATGGAGAAATAGCTGGAGTCTTGGCTGTATCTGATCCATTGAAACCTGATGCAAAGGAAGTTATCTCAATTCTCAAGTCCATGAAGATCAAAAGCATCATGGTCACAGGTGATAACTGGGGTACTGCTAATTCCATAGCTAGACAAGCTGGTATTGAAACTGTTATGGCAGAAGCCCAACCTCACACTAAAGCTACTCAAGTAAAAGATTTGCAG AATTCTGGCTACACTGTGGCAATGGTGGGAGATGGAATCAATGACTCGCCAGCACTTGTGTCGGCCGATGTAGGAATGGCGATTGGTGCTGGCACAGACATAGCTATTGAGGCAGCAGACATAGTTTTGATGAGAAGCAACTTGGAGGACATAGTAATAGCCATAGACCTTGCAAAGAAAACCTTCAACCGAATTCGCCTCAACTACATTTGGGCACTTGGTTACAACCTCTTATCAATCCCAATTGCTGCAGGCATACTTTACCCTTCCACTAGATTCAGATTGCCACCATGGATTGCTGGGGCTGCAATGGCTGCCTCTTCTATCAGTGTTGTTTGCTCCTCCCTCTTGTTGAAGAATTACAAGAGACCAAACAAGCTAAACAAATTGGACTTAAATGGTATAAAGATTGAGTGA